One Acinetobacter colistiniresistens DNA segment encodes these proteins:
- a CDS encoding YebC/PmpR family DNA-binding transcriptional regulator, producing the protein MAGHSKWANIKHRKAKQDASRGKVFTKYIREIVTAARLGGPDAASNPRLRAVVEKALSVNMTRDTINRAIQRGAGGEDNDDLKEVTYEGYGVGGVAVIVETMTDNLNRTVPDVRHCFSKTNGNLGTNGSVAYLFTKRGEISFEDVSLEDKVMEVALEAGADDIEIDEDTILVITSPESFGDVQDALTAAGLKSDNAEVVMSPSTKAEINDIDQAKQIMKMIDMLEDLDDVQNVYTNVEFSEDVLTQLDA; encoded by the coding sequence ATGGCGGGTCATTCTAAATGGGCCAATATTAAGCATCGTAAAGCTAAACAAGATGCCAGTCGCGGTAAAGTTTTTACTAAATATATCCGTGAAATCGTAACCGCTGCACGTTTGGGCGGGCCAGATGCTGCAAGCAACCCACGTTTACGTGCTGTTGTTGAAAAAGCACTTTCTGTGAATATGACACGCGATACCATCAATCGTGCGATTCAGCGTGGCGCTGGTGGCGAAGATAACGATGATTTAAAAGAAGTCACCTATGAAGGTTATGGTGTTGGTGGTGTTGCGGTTATCGTTGAGACCATGACCGATAACTTAAACCGTACTGTACCAGATGTCCGTCATTGCTTCTCTAAAACCAATGGCAACTTGGGTACCAATGGTTCAGTGGCTTACCTATTCACCAAGCGTGGCGAAATTTCTTTTGAAGATGTTTCTTTGGAAGACAAAGTCATGGAAGTTGCTTTAGAAGCAGGTGCTGACGATATCGAGATTGATGAAGATACGATCTTAGTTATCACGAGTCCTGAAAGTTTTGGTGATGTCCAAGATGCGCTTACAGCTGCAGGTTTAAAATCTGACAATGCCGAAGTTGTAATGAGCCCATCGACTAAAGCTGAAATCAATGATATCGATCAAGCTAAACAAATCATGAAAATGATTGATATGCTTGAAGATCTTGACGATGTTCAAAACGTTTATACCAACGTTGAATTCTCTGAAGATGTATTAACGCAACTTGATGCTTAA
- a CDS encoding 1-acyl-sn-glycerol-3-phosphate acyltransferase: MKKFLGKSIFKATGWEYKVDPAILEKKQVIIGFEHTSNLDTILSLALFEILELKIHTLIKKELFKGPLKPILERLGGIPVDRKANKDIVTQMVELFNQNDSFNLVIAPEATRAKDSEVRNPIRTGFWHIAKAANVPIILMYANARTKKGGILGKIYPSDLQSDLEKIKVLYAEYDIDVKIS, from the coding sequence ATGAAAAAATTTTTAGGAAAATCTATTTTTAAAGCAACAGGTTGGGAATACAAGGTTGATCCGGCCATTTTAGAAAAGAAACAAGTCATTATCGGCTTCGAACATACTTCCAATTTAGATACCATTCTATCACTCGCATTATTTGAAATTTTAGAGTTAAAAATTCATACCTTAATCAAGAAAGAATTGTTTAAAGGTCCATTAAAACCAATTTTAGAACGTTTGGGTGGCATCCCTGTTGACCGTAAAGCCAACAAAGATATTGTCACGCAAATGGTTGAACTATTTAATCAAAATGACAGTTTTAATCTGGTAATTGCACCTGAAGCAACGCGTGCCAAAGATAGTGAAGTACGTAACCCCATTCGTACGGGTTTCTGGCATATCGCTAAAGCTGCCAATGTGCCCATTATTTTAATGTATGCCAATGCACGTACCAAGAAAGGCGGCATTCTAGGGAAAATTTATCCAAGCGATCTACAATCAGATCTAGAAAAGATCAAAGTACTTTATGCCGAATACGACATAGACGTCAAAATTAGCTAA
- a CDS encoding SfnB family sulfur acquisition oxidoreductase, with the protein MTSYQELQGFAKTHLKAAHIIENDAEALDIATQLSQQFKQAAVERDVNRNLPFTEIEAYSQSGLWAITVPKQYGGAEVSSLTVAKVIALFSGADGSIGQIPQNHFYALEVLRNTGTEAQKKRLYHEVLQGARFGNALAEFKTRTSAHKQTTIIPSENGYLIQGEKFYCTGSLFAHRIPTLVVDEKGNEFLAFVQRDSQGLELIDDWSGFGQRTTGSGTVKFNQVFVAKEDVIPFDTAFKQLSLVGPFAQIMHAAIEVGIARAAFEETLERVRVARPWIDANIDSATQDPLTLSELGRIATDVKASELLLKQAALSVDKAKQDLNAESLAKASIDVAKVRAHSTETALKASSKLIELAGSRGSQRADGLDRHWRNARVHTLHDAARWKYYFIGNYVLNGILPPRRGTL; encoded by the coding sequence ATGACCTCATACCAAGAATTACAAGGTTTTGCCAAAACCCATTTAAAAGCGGCTCACATTATTGAAAACGATGCTGAAGCCTTGGACATTGCCACACAACTGAGTCAGCAGTTTAAACAAGCTGCTGTTGAACGTGATGTCAATCGCAACTTGCCATTTACTGAAATCGAAGCCTATAGTCAATCAGGTTTATGGGCGATTACTGTACCTAAGCAGTATGGTGGTGCAGAAGTTTCCAGCCTAACCGTCGCTAAAGTGATTGCGCTGTTTAGTGGTGCGGATGGTTCGATTGGACAAATTCCACAAAATCACTTCTATGCACTGGAAGTATTACGAAATACAGGCACAGAAGCGCAAAAGAAACGTCTTTATCACGAAGTATTACAGGGTGCACGTTTTGGCAATGCCTTAGCTGAATTTAAAACCCGCACTTCTGCACATAAACAAACCACCATAATCCCAAGCGAAAACGGTTATCTGATTCAGGGAGAAAAGTTTTATTGCACGGGTAGCTTGTTTGCACATCGTATTCCTACCCTAGTGGTTGATGAAAAGGGTAATGAGTTTCTGGCTTTTGTACAACGCGACAGTCAAGGCTTAGAACTGATTGATGACTGGTCTGGCTTTGGGCAACGCACCACAGGCAGCGGCACAGTTAAGTTTAATCAGGTCTTTGTTGCCAAAGAGGATGTGATTCCTTTTGATACTGCCTTTAAGCAACTGTCTTTGGTTGGCCCATTTGCTCAAATTATGCATGCTGCGATTGAAGTCGGCATTGCTCGTGCTGCCTTTGAGGAAACATTGGAGCGTGTGCGTGTTGCCCGCCCTTGGATTGATGCCAATATTGATTCCGCCACACAAGACCCTTTAACCCTGTCTGAGCTGGGTCGTATCGCAACCGATGTCAAAGCCAGCGAATTACTCCTCAAACAGGCAGCTCTATCCGTCGATAAAGCAAAACAGGATCTCAATGCAGAGAGCTTAGCTAAAGCCTCAATTGATGTGGCAAAAGTCCGTGCGCATAGTACCGAAACTGCCTTAAAAGCCTCCTCTAAACTGATTGAATTGGCCGGCAGTCGTGGCAGTCAACGTGCTGATGGTCTGGATCGGCATTGGCGTAATGCACGGGTTCATACCCTGCACGATGCTGCACGCTGGAAATATTACTTCATTGGTAATTATGTGTTGAATGGCATTCTGCCACCACGTCGGGGGACTTTATAA
- a CDS encoding methionine ABC transporter permease, with amino-acid sequence MYNQLIDLLLTGTTDTLIMVGVSAILAFLIGLPIALILVSTADFGIYPSKKINQSLGWVINITRSVPFLILMVALIPFTRWIVGTSYGVLAAIVPLTIAAIPFFARIAEVSLREVDQGLIEAAQAMGCNRKQILWHVLLPEALPGIVAGFTVTIVTMISSSAIAGAIGAGGLGDIAYRYGYQRFDMQVMLAVILVLIVLVMLVQVTGDNIAKQLDKRKV; translated from the coding sequence ATGTACAATCAACTCATTGATCTGTTACTGACAGGCACGACCGATACTTTAATCATGGTCGGTGTCTCTGCGATTCTCGCCTTTTTGATTGGTCTGCCAATTGCTTTAATTCTAGTGAGTACTGCTGATTTTGGGATTTATCCTTCTAAGAAAATCAATCAGTCATTGGGCTGGGTCATCAACATCACACGATCCGTGCCCTTCCTGATTTTAATGGTGGCATTGATTCCATTTACCCGCTGGATTGTTGGTACTAGCTATGGCGTATTGGCTGCAATTGTACCCTTAACCATTGCCGCAATTCCGTTCTTTGCTCGTATTGCTGAAGTCAGTCTACGGGAAGTCGATCAAGGTTTGATTGAAGCCGCACAAGCAATGGGCTGTAACCGCAAGCAGATTCTTTGGCATGTATTGCTTCCTGAAGCTTTACCAGGGATTGTTGCAGGCTTTACCGTGACCATTGTCACCATGATCAGTTCCTCTGCTATTGCCGGTGCCATTGGTGCAGGTGGTTTGGGCGATATTGCTTACCGTTACGGCTATCAACGTTTTGATATGCAAGTGATGCTGGCGGTAATTTTAGTGCTGATTGTTTTGGTGATGTTGGTACAAGTCACAGGCGATAATATTGCCAAACAACTTGATAAACGCAAAGTTTAA
- a CDS encoding Lrp/AsnC family transcriptional regulator translates to MELDRFDKQILEILTHEDVNLNELSERINLSVSSVHRRIKNLIESQVMGQLKREINFNKLGFSLHILLQVSLSKHDSETFDKFLQEIEDIPEVTNAFLVTGQSADFILELVARNMDDYSEILLRRIGKIDSVVALHSSFVIKEYNVFNCYKLLNKL, encoded by the coding sequence ATGGAATTGGATCGTTTTGATAAACAAATTCTTGAAATTTTAACCCATGAAGATGTCAATCTGAATGAACTATCAGAACGCATCAATCTTTCGGTGAGTTCAGTGCATCGTCGGATTAAGAACTTGATTGAATCCCAAGTAATGGGGCAATTGAAACGAGAAATTAATTTTAATAAACTCGGTTTTAGTTTACATATTCTGTTACAGGTTTCATTGAGCAAACACGACAGTGAAACCTTTGATAAGTTCTTACAAGAAATCGAAGATATTCCAGAAGTGACCAATGCCTTTCTCGTAACGGGGCAGAGTGCTGATTTTATTTTGGAATTAGTGGCACGTAATATGGATGACTATAGTGAAATTCTATTACGCCGTATTGGTAAAATAGACAGTGTGGTTGCACTGCATTCAAGTTTTGTGATTAAAGAATACAACGTATTTAACTGCTATAAACTTTTAAATAAGCTATAA
- a CDS encoding DNA-binding protein translates to MSRLTKLDRMTSEEKAAEAIKYWAAPNDATFTPEVLAIVYKKSLPWFQLKRCAGGGIPFSKEGRTILYKKQDAMDYFSKQFHESTSSAAYI, encoded by the coding sequence ATGTCACGCTTAACAAAGTTGGACCGAATGACTTCTGAGGAAAAAGCTGCTGAAGCAATTAAATATTGGGCAGCTCCAAATGATGCCACTTTCACACCAGAGGTTTTGGCAATTGTTTATAAAAAATCTTTACCTTGGTTCCAGCTAAAACGTTGCGCTGGTGGAGGCATCCCATTCAGCAAAGAAGGACGCACTATCCTCTATAAGAAGCAAGATGCTATGGATTATTTCTCCAAACAGTTCCATGAAAGTACATCATCAGCCGCTTACATTTAG
- a CDS encoding SfnB family sulfur acquisition oxidoreductase, which yields MSSNQSVIQAQTQLISNDQQAINAAYQVADFALEDRNNRDQNRVLPTEQIIQFSQKGLGGIRVPQQYGGAFVSNKTLAHVFRILSKADANVGQIPQNQFGLLNFINITGSDAQKQFIYAEILAGKRLANGGPEKNSRDTKAIQTTLRLENGQYFLNGEKFYSTGTSFADWLAIRALHPDGYIVLTLVDRHADGVEVINDWNGFGQRTTASGTVKLHNVIADPSLFFDERIIADTPNVRGAYSQLLQVAIDVGIAEAAFDDTLSSIRKARPIIDAGVEKASEEHYTLQEVGKLNILLDAAILLLDDAAEYLDELDQLTEISAEQAARASILVAEAKIYANDAALHISEKLLELGGSRASLSQHNLDQHWRNARVHTLHDPVRWKFHAIGDYYLNGTHPARHAWI from the coding sequence ATGTCCAGTAATCAATCAGTGATTCAAGCTCAAACACAACTGATTTCAAATGATCAGCAGGCCATCAATGCTGCCTATCAAGTTGCTGACTTTGCATTAGAAGATCGAAATAATCGTGATCAAAATCGGGTTTTGCCCACAGAACAAATTATTCAGTTTAGCCAAAAGGGGCTTGGTGGAATTCGTGTGCCACAACAATATGGCGGTGCTTTTGTCTCGAATAAAACCTTGGCACATGTGTTTCGTATTTTAAGTAAAGCCGATGCCAACGTTGGACAAATCCCACAAAACCAGTTCGGACTATTAAATTTTATTAATATCACAGGTTCAGATGCGCAAAAACAGTTTATTTACGCTGAAATACTCGCAGGAAAACGCCTTGCCAATGGTGGGCCTGAAAAAAATTCTAGAGATACCAAAGCCATCCAAACCACTTTAAGGTTGGAAAATGGTCAATACTTCTTAAACGGGGAAAAATTCTACTCAACTGGAACCAGCTTTGCAGACTGGCTTGCGATTCGAGCACTTCATCCAGATGGTTATATCGTATTGACTCTGGTTGACCGTCATGCCGATGGTGTTGAAGTGATTAATGACTGGAATGGCTTTGGTCAACGTACTACAGCCAGCGGAACAGTTAAACTTCATAACGTCATTGCCGATCCGTCCTTATTTTTTGATGAGCGTATTATTGCAGATACCCCCAACGTTCGCGGTGCGTATTCTCAACTTCTTCAAGTTGCCATTGATGTCGGAATTGCTGAAGCAGCCTTTGATGACACTTTATCCAGCATTCGTAAAGCACGCCCAATTATTGATGCAGGTGTAGAAAAAGCCAGTGAAGAACATTACACCCTACAAGAAGTTGGCAAACTCAATATCTTGCTCGATGCGGCCATATTATTACTCGATGATGCTGCCGAATATCTGGATGAACTGGATCAACTTACAGAAATCTCTGCCGAACAAGCCGCACGTGCGTCTATTTTAGTAGCAGAAGCGAAGATTTATGCCAATGACGCCGCCCTACATATCTCCGAAAAGCTACTCGAACTTGGTGGAAGCCGTGCCAGCCTGAGCCAACATAATCTTGATCAACACTGGCGCAATGCTCGTGTGCATACCCTACATGATCCTGTGCGTTGGAAATTCCATGCCATCGGTGACTATTACCTCAATGGTACCCACCCTGCCCGCCATGCTTGGATTTAA
- a CDS encoding LLM class flavin-dependent oxidoreductase — translation MSQNLPKKILLNAFDMNCVGHINHGLWTHPRDQSHRFNELNYWTELAQTLEQGLFDGLFLADITGVYDVYQNGIELTLKESIQLPSHDPSTLISAMALVTQNLSFGITVNLSYEQPYQFARRFASLDHLTQGRLGWNIVTGYLDSAERLIGQKGLKDHDARYDQAEEFLQLCYQYWEGSWENDALKKDKQQRIFTDPNKVHSINHQGQYYQSQGVFQVAPSLQRTPTLFQAGASPKGLQFATRHAECIFIGGDQPEKIRQQVNKIRLQAIQQGRDENAIKIFVGITVVVAETHELAQEKLAEYRQYASPEAGLAHYASSVGIDLAKFADDEAIPYQKSNSIASVNEKFKEQRISKNDLKAQHVLGGRYPLIVGSATEVAEYLIELLDQTGIDGFNLTRTVAPESHHDFIRLVIPELQQRGRYKTEYATGSLRNKLFAQGDHLAASHPADQFRCRTHNNTHDLKTIEEISA, via the coding sequence ATGAGTCAAAACCTGCCGAAGAAAATTTTACTGAACGCCTTTGATATGAATTGTGTCGGTCATATTAATCATGGCTTATGGACGCATCCGCGTGATCAATCACATCGATTTAATGAACTCAATTATTGGACTGAGTTAGCCCAAACGCTGGAACAAGGTCTTTTTGATGGTTTATTCCTTGCGGATATTACAGGGGTTTATGATGTCTATCAGAATGGGATTGAGCTGACCCTAAAAGAGTCCATTCAACTGCCAAGCCATGATCCTTCTACCCTGATTTCGGCCATGGCCTTGGTCACGCAGAATTTAAGCTTTGGTATCACGGTCAATCTTAGCTATGAGCAGCCCTATCAATTTGCACGGCGATTTGCCAGTCTGGATCATTTAACTCAAGGTCGTTTGGGCTGGAATATTGTCACAGGCTATCTGGACAGTGCTGAACGCTTAATTGGGCAAAAAGGCTTGAAAGATCATGATGCGCGTTATGATCAGGCCGAGGAGTTTTTACAGCTTTGCTATCAATATTGGGAAGGCTCTTGGGAAAATGACGCCTTAAAGAAAGATAAGCAACAGCGTATTTTTACCGATCCAAATAAAGTCCACTCGATCAATCATCAAGGCCAATATTACCAAAGCCAAGGAGTGTTTCAGGTTGCGCCATCGCTACAGCGTACCCCAACACTCTTCCAAGCAGGTGCATCACCGAAAGGTCTGCAATTTGCCACACGTCATGCGGAATGTATTTTTATTGGTGGTGATCAACCTGAAAAGATTCGTCAGCAAGTCAATAAAATACGCTTACAAGCAATACAGCAAGGTCGTGATGAAAATGCGATTAAAATCTTTGTCGGCATCACCGTGGTGGTCGCTGAAACACATGAGCTTGCTCAAGAGAAACTGGCTGAATATCGCCAATATGCCAGCCCAGAAGCAGGTTTAGCGCATTATGCCAGTTCAGTCGGCATTGATCTTGCCAAGTTTGCAGATGATGAAGCGATTCCTTATCAAAAGAGCAATAGCATTGCTTCCGTCAATGAGAAGTTTAAAGAACAGCGCATCAGCAAGAATGACTTAAAAGCGCAACATGTGCTGGGTGGACGTTATCCGCTGATTGTCGGGAGTGCTACAGAAGTTGCGGAATATCTGATTGAGCTACTCGATCAAACGGGCATTGATGGTTTTAACCTGACTCGTACCGTTGCACCTGAATCTCATCATGATTTTATTCGACTGGTGATTCCAGAGTTACAGCAGCGTGGACGTTATAAAACAGAATATGCCACAGGCTCATTACGCAATAAACTGTTTGCGCAAGGCGATCATTTAGCTGCAAGTCATCCTGCTGATCAGTTTCGATGTAGAACGCATAACAACACACATGACTTAAAAACCATTGAAGAAATTAGTGCTTAG
- a CDS encoding phage head morphogenesis protein, whose product MIEGAILTGLQTGQRADFIKQEILKIGKSTDSRALLIAIDQLGKINGRLTQIRQQKLGITHYTWSTSHDERVRHSHRPRDGLLFAWDNPPDDGHPGIPIRCRCVAIPYTKHLFDKNAPTPEQVMAEQNRKDEK is encoded by the coding sequence TTGATCGAGGGCGCAATTCTAACAGGGCTGCAGACTGGCCAGAGAGCAGATTTTATTAAACAAGAGATACTTAAAATTGGTAAGTCTACCGATTCACGTGCTCTCTTAATTGCAATTGATCAGCTTGGAAAAATAAATGGGCGACTAACACAAATCAGACAGCAAAAATTAGGTATAACGCACTACACCTGGTCAACAAGTCATGATGAGAGGGTAAGGCATTCTCATCGCCCTAGGGATGGGCTTTTATTTGCTTGGGATAATCCGCCTGATGATGGGCATCCTGGTATTCCCATTCGTTGTCGTTGTGTGGCCATACCTTATACAAAGCATTTATTTGATAAGAATGCGCCAACGCCTGAGCAGGTAATGGCAGAGCAAAATAGAAAGGATGAGAAATGA
- a CDS encoding glutathione S-transferase family protein, translated as MRVLYQFPLSHYCEKARWLLDHKELDYVAHNLIPGFHRAFTYLKSGQYLLPMLKDDKHWIADSTQIALYLDSTYPEHALLRRDEQLREQALEIDKLTDELGVHVRRWSLAHALSVGDHPLEIMMGEQGYLRQFEKISKPILKSLVSTNYKLSPEKVAQSKLRMTELITDLNQRLIDNQGRYMVGDRLGLADIAVCSILAPLLVIKGTPWELENDDNEQFNGELKQYHDYLSDLPIGQYVQRIYATERNARVDWRGL; from the coding sequence ATGCGGGTTTTATACCAATTTCCTTTGTCTCACTATTGTGAAAAAGCTCGCTGGTTGTTAGATCATAAGGAATTGGACTATGTGGCACATAATTTAATTCCTGGTTTTCATCGTGCTTTTACCTATCTGAAATCTGGGCAATACTTATTGCCGATGTTGAAAGATGATAAACACTGGATAGCCGATTCAACACAAATCGCTTTATATCTGGATAGTACCTATCCTGAGCATGCTTTGCTTAGACGGGATGAACAGTTGCGCGAGCAAGCTTTAGAAATCGACAAATTGACTGATGAACTTGGTGTCCATGTTCGTCGCTGGTCATTGGCACATGCGTTGTCAGTGGGTGATCATCCGCTTGAAATCATGATGGGTGAGCAAGGTTATTTACGTCAGTTTGAAAAGATTTCTAAACCAATATTAAAAAGTCTGGTGTCGACCAACTATAAACTGAGTCCTGAAAAAGTGGCGCAGTCCAAACTACGTATGACGGAGTTGATTACCGATCTCAACCAGCGTTTGATCGATAATCAAGGCCGTTATATGGTCGGTGATCGTCTGGGCTTGGCCGATATAGCTGTTTGTTCTATTCTTGCGCCGTTATTGGTGATTAAAGGCACACCGTGGGAATTGGAGAATGATGATAATGAGCAATTTAATGGCGAATTGAAACAATATCATGATTATTTATCTGATTTGCCGATTGGACAATATGTACAGCGTATTTATGCCACTGAACGAAACGCACGTGTCGATTGGCGCGGTTTATAA
- a CDS encoding methionine ABC transporter ATP-binding protein, which yields MVSFGAQVDFSVPHLKIRGLNKFYDVQGQRLHALKDINIDIPKAQIVGIIGKSGAGKSSLLRTLNGLESIDTGSILIHQQNIAELSHAELIKTRQKIGMIFQHFNLMSAKTVWENVALPLRIAGYNKTEIEQRVNDVLTLVGLAAKREDYPAQLSGGQKQRVGIARALVSQPEILLCDEATSALDPESTANILSLLKQINQDLGLTIVLITHEMQVIQEICDQVIVIDQGEIIESGQVWSVFSNPQQQITQELLNFEQVNLPFELSQTILPESTHQILKLKYVSESKTVPDLYELLDDFNSPVQVYHSQIDSIQQRIIGSLIIGIRNLDFDLNHSQFEKHPAITQLEVIGYVQSTH from the coding sequence ATGGTGAGTTTTGGTGCACAGGTTGATTTTTCAGTCCCGCATCTGAAAATACGCGGTTTAAATAAGTTTTATGATGTACAGGGCCAACGCTTACATGCCTTAAAAGACATTAATATCGATATTCCCAAAGCACAGATTGTTGGGATTATCGGGAAAAGCGGTGCAGGTAAATCCTCCCTGCTGCGTACCTTAAATGGTCTGGAGTCGATTGATACAGGCAGTATTTTAATTCATCAGCAAAATATTGCTGAACTCAGCCATGCCGAGTTGATCAAAACTCGGCAGAAAATTGGCATGATTTTTCAGCATTTTAATCTAATGTCTGCAAAAACCGTATGGGAAAATGTGGCGCTACCGCTACGTATCGCCGGTTATAACAAGACCGAAATTGAGCAACGGGTCAATGATGTACTGACGCTGGTTGGATTAGCAGCAAAGCGAGAGGATTACCCTGCTCAACTCTCTGGTGGGCAGAAGCAACGTGTGGGCATTGCCCGTGCCTTGGTTTCTCAGCCTGAAATTCTGCTCTGTGATGAAGCAACTTCGGCACTGGATCCTGAAAGTACTGCCAATATTCTGTCGTTGTTAAAGCAGATCAATCAGGACCTCGGTTTAACCATTGTCTTGATCACTCATGAGATGCAAGTCATTCAAGAGATTTGTGATCAGGTGATCGTGATTGATCAAGGTGAGATTATTGAGTCTGGGCAAGTCTGGTCGGTATTTTCCAATCCGCAACAACAGATCACTCAGGAATTACTCAATTTTGAGCAGGTAAATTTACCTTTTGAACTGAGTCAAACCATTCTGCCTGAGAGTACACATCAGATTTTAAAACTGAAATATGTCAGTGAATCGAAAACGGTGCCTGATTTATATGAACTGTTGGATGATTTTAATAGCCCCGTTCAGGTCTATCACAGTCAGATAGATAGCATTCAGCAGCGTATCATCGGCTCACTGATCATCGGGATTCGCAATCTCGACTTTGATCTCAACCACTCACAATTTGAAAAACATCCTGCAATAACACAACTTGAGGTGATCGGTTATGTACAATCAACTCATTGA
- a CDS encoding MetQ/NlpA family ABC transporter substrate-binding protein — translation MAQTASKKWLGIGLVVVVAIIALLIWNKQRQNHSSELVIGISPSFAHPLQVAADEAKQQGLNVKLVEFSDWNTPNITLNHGDIDANFFQHQPFLDNAIKETGFKLKSFAAGAASHVGLYSKKYKSFDELPNGATVAIPNDPVNQGRALLLLQQAKLIELKDSNNHLSALKDITANPKNLKFTEVEGPQTARAIDDVDLAFGYPHYLRLAKTADPESALLFDDNTNKRYAILFVVRDNYQDKDSKLQKFVEIYQNSPKVKAALDSDFGPTLWFPGWK, via the coding sequence ATGGCTCAAACAGCCTCTAAAAAATGGTTGGGTATTGGCCTTGTCGTTGTTGTTGCGATTATTGCCTTATTGATTTGGAATAAGCAAAGACAGAACCACAGCAGTGAACTGGTGATTGGGATTAGTCCGTCTTTTGCACATCCGTTACAAGTCGCTGCGGATGAAGCCAAACAGCAAGGTTTAAATGTCAAATTGGTCGAGTTTTCCGATTGGAATACGCCGAACATTACGCTAAATCATGGTGATATTGATGCCAACTTTTTCCAGCATCAGCCCTTCTTGGACAATGCCATTAAAGAAACAGGCTTTAAATTAAAATCATTTGCGGCAGGTGCAGCATCGCATGTCGGACTGTATTCAAAAAAATATAAAAGTTTTGATGAACTGCCGAATGGTGCAACTGTTGCGATTCCGAATGATCCTGTCAATCAAGGGCGTGCTTTATTGCTATTGCAACAAGCCAAGTTGATTGAACTGAAAGATAGTAATAATCACCTTTCTGCACTGAAAGACATTACTGCAAATCCGAAGAACCTGAAATTTACCGAAGTTGAAGGCCCACAAACTGCACGTGCCATTGATGATGTTGATCTGGCATTTGGCTATCCACATTACCTACGTCTAGCCAAAACAGCTGATCCTGAAAGTGCGTTATTGTTTGATGACAATACCAATAAGCGTTATGCGATTTTATTTGTGGTGCGTGATAACTATCAGGATAAAGACAGCAAACTACAGAAGTTTGTCGAGATTTATCAAAATTCACCGAAAGTCAAAGCGGCCTTGGATAGCGATTTTGGTCCAACGTTGTGGTTCCCTGGCTGGAAATAA